The sequence TCTCGACCGGCGTACGGTAGCTCAGGCTCTGGTCAAGCCGTGACTCGTTTGACCACGAGACCCATTCAAACGCCGTTATTTCAACACCCAGCCACGCTCCGCCCACGACCACCTATGAATCAGCTCATTCTCATAAGAACCGTTAACGTTCTCAGCCAAAGCATTGTCATAGGAATCGCCAACCGTCCCTGTAGACGCAGTAATTCCATGCTCAGCAAGACGCTCATTGTAAACAATGGCCACATCTTGTGAGCCATGGTCTGAATGATGAATCAGCCCCGTTGTTTTCTTCGCGCGTACAATCGCCTGATTGCGTGCCTGCAACGGTAACGCTTTACGTTCGCATCGAATCAGATAACGCCCATCCAACAATCCGTTGGGAGAACACATCGGTCACAAAAGCGGTGTAGACAAACCCCTTACGAGTACGGACAAAGGTAATGTCACCCCACCCACAACCGATTCGGCCCTGGAGCTCGAAATTCACGTCGCACTAAGTCCAGGCGAGTATCTCACCCCTGAGACTTGCAAGTTGTCACAGGGGATCGCCCCTTACCTTTGCCACTGACTCCAGCAAGACGCATTAAACGAGCGGTTTGCTCACGACCAATATCAATCCCCTCACGACGCAACGCATGCCACATCTTACGAATTCCGTAGACACTGTAGTTACCTTCATGAACCTCAACGATGTGCTCTATCAAAGCAGCGTCGCGAAGGCTACGGACACTTATGCCACGGGATTGTGATTGACGGTATCCACGAGAAGTGATGAAACCACCAACACGGTCGGCGTTTAACGTCTTGCAAATGAAACACGACAGGCAAACGATTCCCATACCCATCAATGAACCGAATCAGTTCCGATGTTTCGGGTCGAGTTCTGCCGCGATAAAAAGACGACGCAGATTATCTGGACTCGTTAGTGTAGCGAAGCTCTAGGTTTTCATGGCGTAGCCGTGCATTTTCGACTTCCAAGTCTTCTGGCATGCGTTCAAGAACGCACCCATTCACGGCGAGCTATCTGCGTCCATTGCCGAGCAGTGTGCCACGAAACACCTAGTTTCGGTGCCACAATCTTACATGCTTCTTGCATCGAAACATTCTCCGCCAAAATACGGTCTTTTACCAAGCAAACGACGCGATCCCTCGCATCCTGATCAAATTTCTTTGGTATAGTACAGACTATGCCCATCTGCTCAAACAGAACAAAACCCAGTATGCTTCAGTTATCGAATGTCTCGTTAGATATCTAAATACTTTGCCGGGTTATTTAAAAGGTCATGGAAAGCTAGGTAGGCTCCACCTGTGACAGCTGCTAGGCGTCCTTCTTTAGATTTTTCTATGACGGGTAATGACCAACGCGCTGAGAGTAATCGATTCTTGATCTCATCCAATGCGTAGTGCCGTAAATCATCGATTAACTCCGCCAGTGTTCCTCCCACGATGACGTGATCCACATCAGTGATGTTTATGATGGTTGTCAGGGCTTTGCCAAGGGCACGCCCGGCAGTTTCGATTGCGGCACGGGCTGTAGGATCAGTAGCACTAGCTTCACGTATAGTCTGCATCGTGACTGTTTGAGAAAAACCTGCGAGTCGAGAAAGTGCACCCCGTCCTAAGTATTGTTCGAGGCATCCAGTTGATCCGCATGGGCATTTTGGCCCAGCGGGGTCCACACACACGTGACCGAATTCTCCGGCCCAGCCATGTAATCCAGATATCTGCTTGTGGTCGAGCATTAAAGCGCCACCTACGCCAAATTCGCCGGAGATGTAGAGAAAGTTCTTGTTTTCAGAAGGTTTTCCAGGGCGAGAATAGGTACTGGCTACTGCGGCGGTGTTGGCTTCATTGAGTATCTGGAAATTATCCATTCCTTGGCAGAATTCCATCTGGTTACAAAGTGATATTTCCGCCCAATTAAGGTTAGGTGCGCGCAGAATCAGCTTACGGTTCGTATCGACCAAACCAGGAACTGCAATCGTGGCTCCTACCAGTTGAGTGTGTGCGTTGCAGTAGCTATCGGTAAGTTGAATAAGTCGCTGGTCTAGTTTCTTTAGAACCGTTTGCGGATCGATACCTGCTAGATTCTTTTCTTCGATGATTTCCGTTAACGTTTCACCATTGAGATCTACCATGCGAATGGCTATGTACCTCACGTTGATTTCGATTCCGATCCCTACGAACCGGCGCGCTACCAAACGCAGTGGCACAGCAGGGCGACCTGGAGTTGAGGCTGTCGAGGCCGGCATTTCTTCGATAACACGGCCAGAAATTAATTGATCCACGAGTTTTGAGGCAGTCGAACGTGTACAGCCCACGGACGTGGCGACTTCAGCTCGGGATAGTGGCTTTGGAGATTGCAAAATAGCGAGTAATGCTGAGTGTAGATTGGATTCTCGAGCACTGCGGGGACCAGCTGCTAGCGGTGGCTGTGAAGAATTGATGTATGGGGACAACTCCAATCTGGTGAACCTCCTGACTCAATTTTGCCATATTAAATGATTTACTATAGCAGACATTTGTTGACAACATAGCACATTAGTGGTTGACAACATAGTGTTGCTGATTTAGTTTATCTTCTAAACTAACAGTTTATTAAGGAGTAAGTCGCCATGAATTTTCCATATGTTGCTGGAGTTGATTCCTCCACGCAGTCGTGCAAGGTAATAGTGTGGGATCCACAAACGCAATCCGTTATTCGGCAGGGTTCAGCGCCACATCCCCAAGGGACTGAAGTTGACCCGGAAGCCTGGTGGCAGGCGTTTTTGCAAGCGTCAAAAGAGGCCGGTGGCTTGTCAGATGTTGCCGCATTGTCAGTTGGTGCTCAGCAGCACGGTATGATCACTTTAGATGCTTCGGGTGGGGTAATTCGCCCTGCGTTGTTGTGGAACGATACTCGCAGTGCATCTGCAGCTAAACAGTTGATCGATGAGCTTGGCAAAAAGCGCTGGATCGAATCGACTGGGTCAATGCCGGTAGCGTCGTTAACTGTAACGAAATTGCGTTGGTTAGCTGATGAAGAGCCGGAAGCGGTGAAAAAACTGGCTGCAGTTTGCTTACCCCATGATTATCTGAGTTGGCGTATTATGGGCAGTCGCGATATTGCAGATATTTATACAGACCGCTCAGATGCTTCGGGCACTGGATATTTCGATCTTCATGATGGCGGTTATTGCCGTGACCTGTTAGCTCACGCGCTTAGGGTAGAAAATGAGCGCGTGCAAGGCTTAGTTTTGCCCAAAGTGATTGCGCCGTTCGAAGCTGCTGCGACGGTAAAGCGAGATATTCCTGAGATCGGTTTCCGCGCGGGGACTCTTCTTGGTCCAGGTTGTGGTGATAATGCTGGTGCAGCTTTAGGGATTGGTTTAGGGCCTCGAGAAGCAGCGTTGTCCATCGGGACTTCAGGAGTCGTTTCTGTCGTAAGTGATCATCCGGTAGTTGACCTGGAAGGTGGCGTAAACGGTTTTATGGATGCGAGTGGAAATTGGTTATCTCTTGTCTCTACATTAAATGGAGCTCGGATTTTATCATCAACTGCTGAACTACTGGGAGTAGATTTTGCTGATTTTGATGCACTCGCATTATCGGTGACTGATTCACTAGGGTTAGCAATGACTCCCTATTTTGAAGGCGAACGCACTCCAAATTTACCAGAGGCTAAAGCGTGTTTGACCTCCATGACTTTGGACAACTGGAAGCCGCAATACTTAGCTCGGGCGGCGGTTGAAAGTTTGTGCCTACTAATGGCTAACGCCTTAGCGACGATAACGCGTTGTGGGATCGGAGTTGACCGTATTTATCTCATCGGTGGCGGAGCTAAGTCGAAAGCGGTTCGAGAAATTATAGGCGAGTACATGGATGTGAAAGTGGCGGTTCCCAAGCCGGCTGAATACGTTGCCCTGGGTGCTGCGCGTCAAGCAAGTGCAATCTTGTAACTTTTAAAATTCGCTTGACAGAGATTTATAAACATATTAGTTTAGAGTCTAAACAAAAGTTTCTCAAAGGGGAGGAATGATTTTTATGCGACAGCCAACTAAAGAAGATAAGTTTTCATTTGGATTATGGACAGTGGGTTGGACAGCAGTCGATCCGTTTGGTTCAGCTACACGACCTGCCCTAGATCCTTGGGAGTATGCGAGTAAACTTGCTGAACTCGGGGCGTGGGGGATTACTTTCCATGACAACGACGTATTTGACTTTGAAGCTAGCCAAGTAGAGCGTGCCAAACGAGTCCAAAATCTTAAAGCAGCCGCAGATGAGTCTGATCTGGTCATTGAAATGGTCACCACGAACACTTTCACTCATCCCGTTTTTAAAGACGGGGCACTGACGAACAATGATCGTGATATTCGCCGGTTCGGACTGCGCAAGATCCTGCGCAACGTGGATTTAGCAGCTCAAATGGGTGCAAGTACTTTCGTTATGTGGGGAGGGCGTGAAGGCGCAGAATATGACTCATCTAAGGATTTATATTCAGCACTCGAACGGTACAAAGAGGGTATAGACACTATTGCTGAATACATAAAGCAACAAGGATATGACCTGAAAATCGGTTTGGAACCGAAGCCAAATGAGCCGCGAGGCGACATTTTCCTACCTACAATAGGTCACGCTTTAGCGCTGATTGCTCAGTTAGACAACGGCGAAATAGTGGGTCTGAACCCTGAAACCGGACATGAGCAGATGGCCAACCTGAATTACACGCATGGTTTAGCGCAAGCTTTACATGCCAACAAACTTTTCCATATTGACCTCAATGGGCAGTCGGGAATCAAATATGACCAAGATAAAGCCTTTGGGCACGGAGATTTAGCTTCGGCATTCTTCACAGTAGACCTCCTGGTAAACGGTTTCCCCAATGGTGGTCCGCGTTATGAGGGTGCACGACATTTCGATTATAAACCCTCGCGAACTGAAGGGATGGAAGGAGTATGGGAAAGCGCTCGTGCCAATATGGAAATGTTTTTGATGTTAGAAGAAAAAGCCAAAGCATTTCGTGCCGATCCTAAAGTTCAGGAATTACTCAAAGCTGCCTCGATCGACCAGCTTGGCGAGCCAACTAGAGCGCCAGGAGAGACCATAGCTGATCTATTGGCGGAACCAGATCGGGATCTCAATGAACTAGCTGGCCGTGAATACCATTTTGTTGAACTATATCAGCAGGCTATGCGGCACTTAGTTGGATAACCAGATTTGAGAGAAGGCAAGCCATGAAATTCACTGATGGATATTGGCGTAAACTACCTGGCCTAGAGGTTCACCACCCACGCGAAATTCAAAGCATAGTCGCAATT is a genomic window of Arcanobacterium phocae containing:
- a CDS encoding ROK family protein, with product MELSPYINSSQPPLAAGPRSARESNLHSALLAILQSPKPLSRAEVATSVGCTRSTASKLVDQLISGRVIEEMPASTASTPGRPAVPLRLVARRFVGIGIEINVRYIAIRMVDLNGETLTEIIEEKNLAGIDPQTVLKKLDQRLIQLTDSYCNAHTQLVGATIAVPGLVDTNRKLILRAPNLNWAEISLCNQMEFCQGMDNFQILNEANTAAVASTYSRPGKPSENKNFLYISGEFGVGGALMLDHKQISGLHGWAGEFGHVCVDPAGPKCPCGSTGCLEQYLGRGALSRLAGFSQTVTMQTIREASATDPTARAAIETAGRALGKALTTIINITDVDHVIVGGTLAELIDDLRHYALDEIKNRLLSARWSLPVIEKSKEGRLAAVTGGAYLAFHDLLNNPAKYLDI
- the xylB gene encoding xylulokinase, which codes for MNFPYVAGVDSSTQSCKVIVWDPQTQSVIRQGSAPHPQGTEVDPEAWWQAFLQASKEAGGLSDVAALSVGAQQHGMITLDASGGVIRPALLWNDTRSASAAKQLIDELGKKRWIESTGSMPVASLTVTKLRWLADEEPEAVKKLAAVCLPHDYLSWRIMGSRDIADIYTDRSDASGTGYFDLHDGGYCRDLLAHALRVENERVQGLVLPKVIAPFEAAATVKRDIPEIGFRAGTLLGPGCGDNAGAALGIGLGPREAALSIGTSGVVSVVSDHPVVDLEGGVNGFMDASGNWLSLVSTLNGARILSSTAELLGVDFADFDALALSVTDSLGLAMTPYFEGERTPNLPEAKACLTSMTLDNWKPQYLARAAVESLCLLMANALATITRCGIGVDRIYLIGGGAKSKAVREIIGEYMDVKVAVPKPAEYVALGAARQASAIL
- the xylA gene encoding xylose isomerase, encoding MRQPTKEDKFSFGLWTVGWTAVDPFGSATRPALDPWEYASKLAELGAWGITFHDNDVFDFEASQVERAKRVQNLKAAADESDLVIEMVTTNTFTHPVFKDGALTNNDRDIRRFGLRKILRNVDLAAQMGASTFVMWGGREGAEYDSSKDLYSALERYKEGIDTIAEYIKQQGYDLKIGLEPKPNEPRGDIFLPTIGHALALIAQLDNGEIVGLNPETGHEQMANLNYTHGLAQALHANKLFHIDLNGQSGIKYDQDKAFGHGDLASAFFTVDLLVNGFPNGGPRYEGARHFDYKPSRTEGMEGVWESARANMEMFLMLEEKAKAFRADPKVQELLKAASIDQLGEPTRAPGETIADLLAEPDRDLNELAGREYHFVELYQQAMRHLVG